The Pseudobacteriovorax antillogorgiicola genome segment AACCCTTTACTGCTTATTTGTCGCTGCCTCACATGGGTTAAAGATAGATAAATCTTATGCAGCTGTAGTAGATCAAACGCCCGCACAATCTGATGAATCTTTAAACGACTTAGCTAGTCTAGCAAGCAATACAGAGCTAAGCATCAGTAGCCCTCCATCATTTCGAAGTGCTGTCATCCCTTATGCTAGCACAGCGGACTATGCGCTCCCCATCCGTGAAAATCTCGCTTGGGATCTTGAGAATCTTGAAGAATTGATAACCAATAGTGCAAAACAAGGTGCTCAGCTGGCCGTCCTATCAGAAACTGCTACATGGGGGTGGGCAGTGTCTCCTGGAGACCAGTGGGGAGCATGGTCTCGGACAACCCTTTTGGAGCTAGCTGAAGAATGGCCTGCAAAGGGATGGCAAGCTACCGAAGAAGACTGTAATGCCTGGCAAGCTAGAAGTGTAATAAAAGCTTCGATTGCCTATAGCTGTGTAGCGCAGGCTGGCAAAATCAACCTGGTTGTGAACACAGCTCGCAAGATCAACTGTAGCGATAGCCTAGAATGCCCTGCGGATGGCTTCTACATATTCAATACCAATGTTGCATTCGCCAAAGATGGCAGCATCCTTGCCTTCTATCACAAACGCCACCTCTATGGAGAGGCGACTGTAATAGACCAACCTCCTGTCGCATTTCAGAACGATGGTAGATTTACCATCAACATCCTCGATAACAATGGATTGAGCCATGATATCCCAATAGCAATGGTGATCTGCTACGATCTCTACTTTTCCGAGCCAATCATGGCTTCCGTGCAGGAAGAAGGAATCAGGCACATCGCATTTTCTGCTGCCTGGACTCCCTCTCCCCCCATGTACAATGTGCCCATGTTGTTGCAAGGCCTATCACGTGAACTTGAAGTTGCTGTTATTGGGGCCAATAGCTTTGACAATGGCAGTGGCATATTCGTGAACGGCATCGCCATTGACTATGGGTTCGAAGCCTCCAATGACCGCCCTTTACTAGCAGACATTCCTATTTCATTGGTGGACAAAGAACCCATCGATACGAACGCAGTTCCCAAACTGCTAACAACAGCTACTAGCACAGTCGATCAGAAATGCACGACCTGGTACGAGGCATCGGGGTATACTGATACTTTCAGTGGTCTCTGCGCGATCAAAAATATTGATGATCTTGGAATCGGTTCGGTAAGCTTAAACCTTATCATCCCAGACCGGTGTGCCGTGAAGGTCAGTTTAGGCTTAGAAGCAGGGGAAAACGAAGAGTTAAGCCTCGCTTTAATAGCTTTTCAAAATACCTGGCAACCTCCGTTTACAACACCATCTTGGTCTGCAAGGGGCTGTGGCTTGATATTTTGCAGGAAAAAAACTTTGGCTGACGGTAGCATCGACTGCTTGCCTGACTGGAGTGGGATATCTCGCAACTCCACAATTCATTCACTACAGATGTCTTTCAAAGGCGATCCTGCGGACGTCTATCCCACGATACCCATGGTATCGACGTCCCGCGGTCTTTTGCTCAAGGCGAATGAATATGAATTTTTCTACCGCAAAGAAACTGGACATTATGAAATATACGGCGGGAAGGAGAATCAGTTCAGTCAACTCCACTCCCTTGTCATTTATCAGAGGTTTTAAGGACTCACCCACGACTAAACCTGAGCCCAGTCATAGAACTTATTTTAGGAATAGAATATGAGACTCGATCCAGTAAAATTTAATAAAGAAGCGTGGAATATCCAGGTTCAAGAAGAGAATCAATGGACTAAGCCTGTATCAAGCGATGAGGTACAGAAAGCCGCAAACGGCGATCTGAAGATCGTCTTAACACCAACTAAGCCAGTTCCTGAAAATTGGTACCCAGATTGGAAGTCGTCTAAAATCCTTGCACTAGCTTCAGCAGGAGGTCAGCAAGTCCCACTGATGGCAGCAGCTGGGGCGGAAGTCACGGTGTTCGACAATTCTCCTATGCAGTTGGACCAAGATCGCATGGTTGCTGCGAGAGATCAATTGACCATAGAAACAATAGAAGGGGATATGAGTGATCTTTCGATTTTTCCTGACGAGAGTTTCGACTTTATATTTCATCCCTGCTCAAATTGTTTTGTACCTGATATTAAACCCGTTTGGCGTGAATCCTTTAGGGTGCTAAAACCAGGTGGAATTATGGTATCTGGATTTTGTAACCCGATCATATTCACATTAGATCCCGAATTAGAGAAGCAGGGCATTGCGCAATTAAAATATAAGATCCCGTACAGCGATCTAGATTCGATTTCAGAAGAAGACCGGATAAAATACTTTGGAGAAAACGAACCATTGAGCTTCGGTCATAGCCTCCAAGACCAGATTGGAGGCCAGCTTGCAGCTGGCTTTGTGATGATCGACTTTTATGAAGACGACTGGAATGATTCAGGGTCCCCAGCTGACCAGTTTCTAAGCTGCTATATGGCAACACGTTGTCAGAAGCCTAGTCGAGCGATATAATTTAATATGACGAAAGCACTGACCTAGATATCAATATCTAGGTCTAAAAACTCCTCATAAAACGGGGCATCAGCATCCCAATATCCATCTAATGCAGACTCGACCTCTTTGAGCTGGAGATCTCTTTCCTCATTGGAAGGGTGGCTTTTGATTGCAAAAAGCGTTCTATAATAAAGGTCGACCCGCTCTTGTGACTCTAGTTCCAGTTGAAAATCTTCTGGCTCAGATGATGAAGAGGAATCGCCTGAGGCGATATCATAGGCCTTCTTTAGAAATGTGATGATTGAAGCATGGTAAGTAGCTGCATCCATACCCATCTTTCCACAAATAGCAGCACCTATAATATCTGCCTCAAATTCTTGCCTCTGTTTAAACTCAGAAAGATCTTTCGAGAAATTTTCCCAAGTAGCAATGACTTTCTTATATCGCTCTGAGTCGTGCGTATAGGTTGTTCCCGATAGTGTTGCCTGCTGATAGCTAGTAAAGTCCGGCATTTGACTAAATCGATTGTAGGGATCACCGCCGGATTCTATCACTTTATCCGTATACTTGTCTGAGTGATTTCTCGCTGTGTGCCCTATTTCATGACAGAGTACAGCAAGCCGAGATTTATTATCAAAGTTAGAACTTAGCGTAGCACTGCGGATCGTAAGAATATTGATGAGGGTATTAGCTCCTGGGAAATCATTCTCCTGAATCACGACCTTCATTTGCCGCCCAGGCTGTAAATCGGGGGCTTCTAGAGCACGGTTGATGAGACCTTCAATTCTAAGCTCCACATCCTGGAACTGACCATCATCGCTTTCCTCAAGTGATTCACTCAACTGTTCTTCAAATATCGGCCCAAGACTTTTAACTTCATCCATTGAAAATGCAAAATCTGGTAATGTAACTTCGTCTCTGGTCTCTGACGCAGGTTCTTCAGTTTGCTCGTCTACGGTATCCACTTGATTATCAGGTTTAGTTTGTTTTGAAATATCAACCCTTCGATCACTTTGTTTGGCACTACATGACCATACGCATAATATATAGGCCATTAGTGTGGTCCAAAAAATTTTCATGTGAGACTCCTCATTAATCAAATCCTTGTGTGTTCAGCTCTTGGTGACTCTAAGCAATTTGAATACCCATCCCCCCTTGCTGACCTGCTCTTCCACTAAGATCCCGAAAGGAAATCTCTTTTTAAGGACACTCGACTGGCTCGATTGCCATCGATTTTTTAATAGATATAATCATAAGATAGGAAAAATCGAAGTATGCGCACTTATTTACGGCAAATTTGCTAGTGTCTCATCCAAAAAATTTAGACACTGTCGTAGAAACTACTGAAATTGAGCAGACTTTCGCTAAGTTGCGATTATGTCCCATTAAGCTCTATGGTATTAATAGGCGAGCTGAATTTCCAGGTAGTAGTAATCCTGATCTGCGTAAAGCCCGGCAAGACTATCAACCGGCCCTTCTAGATCAACTACCCCACCCTCAAATAGTATATGATCTATGAGTTTGTAGTTCAGTTTTAGAATTTTTATCCAGTCCCCTTCATCGAGTCCATATTGAGCAATAACATGAATGTCCAAGTCGCTCTTAAGAAAAGACTGCTGGATCGCCATCGATGCAGTACTCCTGCTATCAAGGGCTTTTGTCAGGGATTCGATCTCCTGATCCCATTCGATCCGGGCTCCTTCAAGTACTAGAGAGAAGTCTTGCCACTGGTAGTCAAGGCCAATTGCGGATGCCAGCCACTGATCATCAAAACTTTCGATTAAGCCAATGGGATTCAGCTGATACCGCCGGGCTTCACCCCAGGCAAGATCGCCCTTTAGAACCCAAGAGCCGAGGCTCACATCAAAATCAATGCTATGATAACGGAGAGGACTCGGCTTACTTGCCAAGGCCTGATGGTCGTTGATACGCCATTGATCATAACCTGAGTATGAGCCAAGCCTCATGCCTAAAGCTCCGAGTCGAAATCCAATCCGGCCACCGATACCGCGGTATCGCTCATCCTGAGCATATGGTTTTGCTTCCGGTAAGAGTCTGATAATTGGTGAAAACTGTCCCCACGGAGACCCTTCATCGGGTAGCAAAGTTGCAGTGGTGAACGGGCGATAGAAGCCTTCCGCAAACGCCCCTCCCCAAGTACCGCGCACCATCACAGCCGGCGCACCTCGATTCAATGTTGCCAAGCTTGGCGAAACCCCTTGGCTTAAATCTTGAGCACTCTGTCGATTGCTAGGGCTGGTAAAGTCCATCACTCCCCAAGGAAGCCGCTGCTGGCCGACTTTCAGATCCCAATGCGTCGAGCGCCACGTGATTGCAGCCTCGTGAATAAAATCTTGCCAGCTCGGTGTGGACGTCTTTTGATAGCGAAGCTCACCATCCCAATGAGCTGACGCATGCGCACCCAGCTTGGCATCGGCACTGGTTTTAAGGGACCCGAGAACATCCTGCTTATCTCGCATTTGCCGAACACCAGTTTTCCAGCCCAGCTTTATCAGAGTGTCAGAGGCTACTGGTTCCGACGGTTTTGTGGATTCCATGGACAGCAAGGGCATACCTTCCAAGTCAGGATCGGAAGCTCCAAAAGCCACTGATGAAAAAGTCAAACAACTGAATAAGGCATAGATGTAAAGTTTGAATTTACAGAGCACGAGTCATCCTTTCAGGAGTAAATAGCTCTATCTGAAGTTTGGCTTTAGCATCAATTTTAGTGATTTTCACGGCGGTCACAGATCCGGTCTTTTTATTCCACATTTGTGATTGACGAGCCAGCCACTGATCTCCCGTTTTTTCACTTTTAATCAGCTTAAATACTTTATAAAGTTGATTCTTGGTATCGTAGTATTTGATTGCCTCAGCAAGATAGCTATCTTTTCGAATATAGAGCACAATTCTCTTTGCGATCGTGTTCTGCTTAGGTAGCACTTCAATTTCATAGCAATCATTCTGATCTACTTTGTGGCTGCCTAGAAGTTTTAAGGCAGCACCATTCAGATACGAACTATCAAGATCACCAAAGGTAAAGTCGCTAGCAACGAAGGGGCTCTTTTTTTGGTTATCGCCTATTCTCCTCGGCTTACCAGCTTGAGGTAAGAATAGATGCATCTGAGACTGGTCGACCTTTCTCTGCTCGCGAAATAATAACGTGGTTCCCTTTAGCTCGGAAGGCTCCATAACGCGAAGCAGGTTCGCTCGCTCCTCGCTATTTTCAAAGACTTGCAGAGTCATCTCGCGATTTTTTTCGCGCCCCTTTCGATCACGAATTAACATGCTGAGGTTTGCCTCACCAATATGTATACCGAGAGCATTTCGTTCGGTATAGCGATCAACAATCGTCTGAGCGTTTGGTTTAGCGATTAACTGAGCGTTAGCCGAAAAAATTAAACTTACCAAAAGCCAAAGTATCCGCATCACAATCCCCCAATTGTTCCCACGATAATGAGGATCAAGAAAACCACTAGGATCAAAAGACCCTGGCTATCTTCTACAGCCTTACCCTGACCATCCCCAGTTTCCTTAACAAAACCTAGTAGCTTGACGATCACCATCAGCGCTGTCAAGCCTGTAAGAGCGGCTCCCCCCCAGACAAGCCACCCAGAAGCTCGCGCCAAACAGTTGAGCAAGTAAGCCAACCCAGCAAAAAACAAGCCGTCAAGAATGAGAAGCAAAATTGCAGTGCCCGTCACTCCCAAAACCGAGGTATAGGAATCGACGCCAGAGATCTCGTCTTGAGGCGAACGGGTTTTACGAGCAACTTCGCCAATAGCACCTGTAAGAAAAACCATGAATGACAAGACGATAGCCTGGGGTCTCTGCCAAGGCAGCGCCTGGCTCGCCAAAAAAATCATCCAATAAGCTAGAGGAATCATAATGATCATGTGGGACAAGGCATAGAGAAGCAGTCGCTTTTGCAACCATTCTCCGCAGAAAAATTCCTTAGCCATCAATAAAGACCAGACGAAGGCTATCGCCCAAGCCATAAACGCAGGGCTGTCGTATCCATAGAATGCTATAGTAATGGCAACTTGAACGAGCCAAGCCCCTGCAAACAGATATTTAAGTTCTGTTAAACTCACAACGCCACGAGCCACGGGGCGATCAGGGTGAAACTCTCGATCGATTTCGTAGTCTTTATGCTCATCATAAATGCGAAGGAGCAGGAAGAAGCACCCTACAGCCAGCGCCATTAAGGCATCTGAGCCAAGAACTAGATGATCCTGCCACGCTAGAGACCGTACATAGATGGCAATAGCAATATAAACGAGGGTGCTGAATATCCAATTTTTGAAAGGATACCGGGTTTTTGACCAAATCAGATAGCGGGCTAAGAGGGGTTTTTGGTTTTCGGGATGACTCACAAAGTAACCTTTCCGTTAAGAATCTTATCGTGTTTCGCGGGAATTATAGCTCGACACAGGATAATACGAAACGTTAGAATGCGAGGATTTCCTACCGATGAGATTCACTTTTGATCCCGAGGACATCATGTCATGTTGAATAAGTCTATCGCTGCTTTGATTCGATTTCGCTGGCTTCTATTTTTAGTGTTTGCAGCTCTTGCGTTCATTCTAGGGCCATATGCACAAAAAGCATTTGTTCCTGATAACTCGATTAAAGTTTGGTTTTTAGAAGACGACCCCACGCTACTCGACTATGAACACTTTCAAGATACCTTCGGTAATGACGAGGTCTTGCTCATTCTACTTGAAAATCAAAACGCTAGCGTTTTTGACGAGGGCTTTTTTCAACGTATCGATGCTCTCAGTCAGGACTTGGAAAGCCTCGAAGGTGTCTTTCAAGTCACATCCATTGCCAATGTACAGGATGCCTTTGATACAGAGGAGGGGATTATCTTCCGAAAGGCCTCCGAGCAGCTGAGCCTGGATGATTATCAAACCTATGCGATGGAGTCAGACTACTTCAAAGACCGCTTGATCAACAGCAATGGCCAAAAAACACTTGTCTGGGCACAGATGGCTGCCATGGAAAATTTCGATCAAGCTAGGGATCAAGTCTTGGCTCACTGTTACGATTTGCTAGCCAAACACGGTTTCGCTGATGCTCCCCGTGGGGGCATTGGCGTCATATACAGCGCCCTCAACCTACTCACAGCTCAGGACTTAGCAACAGTAGGTGGGTTGGGTTATCTTTTAATGTTCGTATTTCTAGGATTTTCATTTCGAACAGTTCGCTATGTTCTTGCCACCCTGGTGATTGTCAGCCTCAGCACCAGCATCACCTTAGGCCTCATGGGCTTGGCTGGGGTTCAGGTCAATATGGTAACCGTGGTGCTGCCCACGGTGATCCTAGTACTGGGGATCGCTGATGCGATTCACTTCCCAAGCACCTTTCGCAGACTGGAAATGGAACACCCCCAAAGCTCTAAGTACGAGATCGTTTTTAAATCACTACAATCGATCTTAGTTCCATGCCTTCTAACAAGTGTGACTACAGCGGTTGGCTTTTTTGCATTATCCTCAGCTCCCATGAGTTCTGTAAGGCAGCTCGGAATCTATGCAGGGATTGGGGTTTTGCTAGCCTTCTTACTGAGCGGGCTATTGATGTCAATCTTTTATCTGGGCCTTAAGAAGCTTAAGTCAGCCCCCGATCCTAGAGAACACTCGTTTCTTTCGAACGTCTTGGATAAAATCAAGAGCCTGGTGAAACAACGACCTCAGCTAATCAGCATCATCTGCATTCCCCTATTTCTGCTTTCCTTGATCTTAAGCGTACAACAAAACATCGACACCTACACCCTGGGCTACCTCCCTTCAGATCATTCAGTAGTTCAGGATCATGAGACGATCGAATCTCGTTGGGGCTATTACCAGCCATTTGAATTTACTCTCAGATTAAAATCCCAAGATTTCATCGAAACTGCCGATACCTTCAATCGTGTTGCTGGGTTTCAAGCAGAAGTCATGAAGCAAGATGAGATTTTTAGAAGCTTTTCGATTCTAGACATTTATCAACGACTCGCAAAAGTCATGAATATACCCACGAAATCCCCTTGGAGTGAAGAAGAGATTGCCCAGCTCAAATTCGTTCTAAATAGTCAGCACCGAGTCTGGGAACCGGATGATGATGAGTATTTAGACAACATTTTGGCCCCTGTGATCAACTTCGATCGGGACCTTCTTCGCATCACCTTTACAAGTAAGATGCTAAGCGCTCAGCAAGCAGATCAGTTAAAGAATCGGATCTTAAAAATAGGTCAGAAGTCGTTTGGAGACGACTATCTCCTCAAGCCTGCCGGTTATCCCCCCCTCTACATCAAGATCATCGACTATGCCATGGAATCACAAATTTCCAGTTTTGGTTTGGCTCTAGTCCTTATTTTTTTACTCATGATTGTTTGGCTTCGCAGTTTGAGGCTCGCTTTGATCAGTTTGATTCCAAACCTTTTTCCGGTGCTTGGTATGTTTAGCCTAATGCATCTTCTGGGAATCGATTTAGATATTGCCACAGCAACCATTGCCGCGATTGTCATGGGGGTCGCTGTGGATGATACAATCCATTTTATGTTTCGCTGGCGCGAAGGAGAGCGATTGGGGCTAGATTGGGAACAGTGCCTGGATCACAGCTTCGCTCATGCTGGTAAAGCAGCCTTGGTAACCAGCTTGATCCTGATGGGGTCTTACCCTGTGCTACTTCTAGCCCAAGTAAAAACTGTGCAGTACTTCGGCATTCTGACAAGTGCTGCTGCATTCCTAGCCTTACTTGCCGATCTGTTTATGTTGCCATGTATTCTGAAGTTCTTTCACAAACCCCGCCCTCAGGCCCAAGAAACCTGAGGCTGCTGAGTTATGGAAGGTAGGTGCTCAACATCTCTTGATGAAGAGCATCAAGCTTCGTAGCAGACACAGCTTCATTGTAGTATTTGAAGCTTGCAATCAAGCCAGTGAAGTAAAACCCACCGTTGTATTCTACGGACCCATCGGCGAAGACTGTATCGCTATTCACAGCACCGAGACCAATTCCATCGGAGTGTGCATAAAGAATTCCAACACCGGTCGCCTGTCCTGCTTCAATGCCGTTCAAGTAACCACCCAGAGTGCCCTGGCTTTGATCGTAGAGCAAAGTAGCAACGTAGTCTGTATTGGCTTCGAGTGCCACAGATACGCTGATTGGTCCCCAAGGAGCATTACCACCATCGCTAACGATGTTGTAGATGTTATAGTAAAGGTAGCCCCCTGAGATATAAAGGCTCACCCCGCGGATCGCCCCGCCTTCTTCATAGATCATTTGTGTACTCGTCACATCGCTGCCGGTTCGAAAAGCTACAGCAAACGTCTTTCCATAGAACGGACCACCAGTATTGAAGGTATTGCTGTTGCTAATAACAAGCAAGTCATCACCATCCATCGTGTAGGCTGGTTGACCGCCCAAAATTCCTTCTTCACCTTCGCTTACCGTCGCATCCCCTTCACCAAGACTTAATGAACTGTTGGTGCCAGCGATATTTGCTACCGGTAAAGAGTCTGCGGGGTTCACAGCCACCACATTACAGCTACCATCGTCCACATTGGCGAGAGCATCATAGTTGCTTGCCATCCCATCCGTGCAACCTTGCACGATTGCTGTTAGGCAAGTGCCATTGTCGGTATTTGCTGCTGGGCTGAATTCTATATAGTTGGAATCGGTACAACCCATCACCTTCGCCATACAGGATCCATCATCTGTATTCGCGGCGGAATTGTAGTTGAAGGCATCAGCATCGGTACAACCGGAGGCAATTGCGACGCAGCTACCATCGTCAATGTTGGCATTGGGATTAAAATTGAACATGGCAGCATCCATACAACCTAGCTGCACGGCGACGCAGCTATCATCATTTTTTGTTGCAGCAGCATCATAATTAAATGCTAATGGGTCTGTACAACCAAGGATCTCTGTCTGATCAATAGCCTCAACTATGCTGTCGGGAATTGTTTCTGGACTTTCTTGATGCTCTTGGTCACTGCTCCCCACGGTGCTTCCCATTGGATCAGTATCAACAGCCTGGGATTTTAGCTCTCCCGGCGAGTGTGCTTCCGGGGCTTTTCCAGACACCGGAACTTCTTCGGCTTGGCTTGTGTCGTCACCTCCGCCTTTTTTGCCGCAGGACAGAGCCAGAATAGGCAATAGGCATGTGATGAGTATAAGTCTCATAATGGTTCCCCAAGAAATCAGTAATCATCTAGCGACTATCTGGGGAAGGGTTTTCTGCTTGTCTTATCCTTCGTTTCGGGAGTCTTTAGAGAGTTCTTAAGGACTTCCATTTAGTCCAGTTAATACGTTAACTTAAATGTTAGTATAGCGACTCCCTTAGACCAAGCTAGGGAAGGATTTCGGTACCAAAGGCCGCCAATTGAGAGCTAGTCGTCGTCATCGAAGCACAAAGAATCAAAAAAGTCTGCAGCCTGTAGCCACTCTTCCTTGTCACCTAGCTGAGCGCAAAATTCTTCAAGCCCTTCTGGCCCATGCTCATTAGCAATGCTCTTGCAAATTGCCTCTGATTCTTTGACAAGCTTAGCAAACTCTAGCTCCGACATATCCATCTCTACGAAGGCTGGATTTTCGATTGTCAAAGCAAGGGCCTGGGAAATATATTGACTTAGATCCATAATCTGACCTACACGCGAAATTTACAAATCAAAACATCAATACGCGATTGGAGCACTGTTTGCCAGAGACTTCTTCAGCCACAAGAGAGAACCGGTTGGAAAGCTGGAAAGTGGACCTCTGATAAGGCATGATCTATTAGGGAGGACTTATATTGAAAGTGATTCGACTCAATTGTGGTAGCCTTTGCCCGCCTGTCACCGAAAGGCTGTTACTGGGACGTGGGAGTCTAGTAAGCCCAGGCTGTCTTACTTGTCGCTGTTTTCTTATCGAAAGCAAGGATCGATTGATACTCGTGGACACAGGGCTTGGCCATGATGATCTTAAAGTCTATCGTGGGCGATTTGGTCTCGACAATCACATCACCTTGCGTCCAAAGCTAGATCCCCAACAATCTGCGCTTCGTCAGATCGAAAGAATGGGCTATAAGGCTGCTGATGTTCGCGAGATCATTGTCACTCACTTAGATCCAGACCATGCTGGGGGCCTCAGCGACTTCCCTGGTGCTCGCATTCACATTCACCAAAAAGAGTGGGATGAGGTCAGCCATCAGCCATGTCATCGACGTTATCGGCCGACACAGTGGGGGCATGTCAAGACTTGGCAAACCTATAGCAACTTTGGAGACATCTGGTTCGGGTTCCAGTCCTGTCACCAGCTAGACGGTGTCGACGAAGATATTTTCTTAGTGCCACTCATCGGACACACCGCAGGCTCGATGGGAGTTGCGGTCCGCGAAGAGGATTCCTGGCACTTCCATGCTGGTGACGCATTTTTCGTAAAGCAAGAGATCGAAGGCCGCACTATCCCAAAACTTCAAAAAATCATCACCGAGCAGCTGGCCTATGATAATCAGGCGAGGCTTCAGAACGTCAATCGCATCGCTAAACTTCACCAAGACCAGGCCAATGTCTTTGTTACTTGTTCCCACGACCCTGACTTGTAACTCAGGGATAAGCGAGCTACTTATTCTTGTTGATACGGTCAAGATACTTACAGGCAAAGATAGGAATCCAGAAGTGAATCATATCGGTCACAAAAAAGATCATTTTCACGACCGAAAGTTCAGCTGAGGAGGTGCTGATACGAATCAGTAGGAGAAGGCAGAACACAGACGAAAGAGCAAACCAGAGCACCAAGGCTGATTTTGATGCAAAATATTCAACGACTTCCTTGCTCATAAATATGCTCCCTTCCAAATAAGTTAATCGGAACATATTATGAAAACTTTACAGTATAGAAATATTTTCGTTGAATTTCAGTGAATTATAGATCGACAGCAGCCCTACCTATGAGCGAGCTGCAGGTCGTTCACTGCTAGAGCGACATGCACGAATGCAGAGATTCTTCGAACAGAAAGTCCAGATCGTGGAGAGTCGAAAGGTCTAGTAGGAACTGACTTGCGTAATAGCAATGCATCTTAGAGTTGGGGTGCAAGTAGTCCCAGTACTTATAGCCGGAAGGGTCATTGCAAAAGTCTTTTTGATTACCATAAAAAGAGCCAGTAGGATCACCATCATAACAGGGCTCTTCCGTATTGGAGAATCCGAAGTAACCTGGCTTCTTCTGAGTGGCTTGGTTAAGTGCGAACGCCTCGAATACACCAATTTTCAATCTAGGATTTTCCTTGGCAAAATCACGAACAACTTGCCGGAGCTGGCCGTTGTGCTTCACAACAAGGCTTTTCATCGTCGCATCTGGCCTTGGTTCCTTATGGCTTAATCCTGGCCCTTGCTCTAGGCTGGGAATTGTCCCAATCATGACCGTCCGGAATCCAAGCTCCAATATGGTTTGAATTTGCTCCGATATCTGATCCACCACCTTCTGGGGTCGATCGTTGTTGAAGTTACGATAGTTAAACGAGCCAACCCATAGCACCGCCAGGGATCGATTCACATCCACTTTTTCAAGCCTGCTTTTAGCCTGACGAATCTGCTGCTCCGTACTTGGTATGATCCAGGATCGGATTCCTGTTTTGACACCAGTCTCTGCAGACCCCACAGCAAAATTATGAGATTTGGCGTTCAAAGCACTCTTGACGTAATCGATCCAAATAGGACCGTTGCTGAACCGGTTCTTGTAGTAAACCGAACCCGGCGCCCATATCCCGAACGTCCGACGATTGAGGTTTCCTTCGTCGCTCAGGCTATCACCGAAGACAAAAATCGATGTGTATCGACTCGCGATATTAGGATCGGGG includes the following:
- a CDS encoding SGNH/GDSL hydrolase family protein, with product MIRQMCTILLSVVLVCQIAGASQRVESMVFEGQELLLTPFPDPNIASRYTSIFVFGDSLSDEGNLNRRTFGIWAPGSVYYKNRFSNGPIWIDYVKSALNAKSHNFAVGSAETGVKTGIRSWIIPSTEQQIRQAKSRLEKVDVNRSLAVLWVGSFNYRNFNNDRPQKVVDQISEQIQTILELGFRTVMIGTIPSLEQGPGLSHKEPRPDATMKSLVVKHNGQLRQVVRDFAKENPRLKIGVFEAFALNQATQKKPGYFGFSNTEEPCYDGDPTGSFYGNQKDFCNDPSGYKYWDYLHPNSKMHCYYASQFLLDLSTLHDLDFLFEESLHSCMSL